The genomic segment GGTTGCCGCTCACCTCCAGTACGCCCACATGCACATCATCTCGAACACCGCCTGCAAACGCACCTTCTTGACCCTCATCCGTGACTCCAACATCTGTGTGTCGACTTCCGCTGGTGTGTCCACCTGCAACGGTGACTCTGGTGGCCCATTGGTCCTCGAAAGCGACAAGATCCAAATCGGTCTGACCTCGTTCGGCTCATCTGCTGGCTGCGAGAAGGAATACCCAGCTGTCTTCACCCGTGTTACCAGCTACTTGGATTGGATCAAGGACCACACTGGCATCTACtattaaatgaatgaatatttgaaataaaaaatgaaatgaatgaaaaataaatgaagtgtATTAACAATTAGAAGAGTTGGGATAAAAGTGAGAACAGAAATATTAACTAGTTAAATGTTTTCACAATTGGTATTTAATTAAGTAcatttcttggtttttttttttcgtttttagttttcctctttattttttttatagtttttattgttgtttccTTTGTTTCcatgtttatttttatgttgttgtttgaaaCAATTAGTTTTAACTCTTTGCATGCcataatttgatttaaaaattaaatttatgttttgttttttttttcctttttttataaacATAACTCTGTTTTAGATGAATCAATCATACAATAGTTTTAGTCGTAAACATTTGGAATGCATGTAAGTGTATATAATTAACATTTATAcaattatacatttataaattttatttgcaaatttgaattttgctttatatatatatatatttatatatatatatcctctcattttcatttcaataattgtttatttaatagTAAATCGACTTATACACATTaacattatcatcatcatcatcgtttttcttttttaaatacacagacatatatatataatacaaaaaaaaaaaatttatattgtttctttttttgttgaacTTACTTCAAAAATTGATAGGCATAACTTGTTTGTTTCGTGGTTCTTTATAGAGGGACAATACGGAGAGGATGGGGGGAATAgcacataaaaataacatttataaaaatttgcatttctttgtgtttaaagatatataatatattttgttaaGCAATTaagcatatatatgtatatggtaggcatgtatgtatatatggtaatattcttttactttctttctccttttttttttaaatctgtatgtatgtatgtagtttgCAAAACGTTTACAACTTTTTACAATTGTCGGCAAATAGATAATAGATAGGTAATCATTTATGGACTCTTTAGGTttgctgttgcagttgctgcCCACAGAATTGAATTAGCGCCTGCCATATGACCATGCAGAACTGCGAAACTGCggaactgtgtgtgtgtgtggcgcGTCTAGTTAAAAATACATACGAAATAACACTATACTAGCAAAAATGATTATAATACAAAAGCAAACTAACAAATAAGTACACGATTTGGTGGCGGTGAACCTCCAACTAGATGAGATGCGGTTTCTTTGTTGCCCTCGATattgatattgttgttgttgttgccgctgtGATGTTGTTTGTTGCTGCAGCCGCAGTCGCTCCACTTGCTCTTGCTGAAATTGCTGCTGCACCTCCAGAAATAACCATTCACCGTCACCCATGATGCCCTCGCCCAAGTTGCCAGTGTTATTAATCCACTCCAGCGAACCCTTGACTGCCCTCAATGGCCTTGATCAGTTTGTCCTTGAGCTGCAGATAGCCCTCATAGGGAGGTAGATCCAAACGGTTGAAGCTGTtagaaataataaatttataattctCTTGTAGCTGTGCCAATCAAATTCCATTCACTAATGCTTACCAGGTGTGTGCTCTAGGAAAGTTATTGGGTGTACCCCATTTCTCAATGGTAAACATTTGTGGGCCATTGGAACCGTATAGCTCTTTGAAACCATTCATCGGCACTCGCGATGTGCCCGTAACGAATTGCAATAGACGCGAACGCATTTCATtggagaaagagagaacaGCTCTCCAGAACCACTGGATAATGATGTGATTCATGTGATAGTCACCTTTGTACAGAGTATTCTCACGCCAATCCTTTACATCGATATTCTGTATGCCGCACATTAGAAGCTCCAGTTCATGCTCATCAaagatcttaatcaaattcaACGGTATAATGGAACCAAAGCCATCCAAAAAGGCAGACATTTGTTCCTTAACACGCGCAACAAAGCGCCATTCGATAACGAGCCTATatcaaagaaaagaaatgtattaaaaatcaatatttatcAGGGGTTTCCCCCCACCATTTGTAGGGAACCATAACCAAAGTCTTATCTAACACGTCCTCCCTCctcaatttcaattaatcTCCTTTTCTTCTATATATTATTTCTTTGATTCTATCTCATTTGCGTTATCACAAgacattttatatatacatacatattagaGGAAaggaaatatttcacacacaGATAAACAAAGTTTGTTGAAAATCTGTGAGGTGAGCTAACTTGCTGAACATGAAATACCCTACTTATACCCTAAGCCCCCTTCCAGTTTTTAACTTACTTGATGTATTCATCTTTGTTCTCATTTGTCACCTCAATGTTGGCGCCACCTGTTTTCAGTTCATGCTGACTTTTCTGTCCAAAGACATCCTCATCCAGACAGAATGTTAGCTCCAAAATGCGCGGATCATTCTCCTTGATCCACATCAATGAATTGTAATACTCGGTATCGACAGATTCCATATCTTTTAGATCGATGGGCTTTTGAAGCATCATCTTATAGAATGGACGTATAAAGAAGGCATCCAACAATTTGCCATGATAAACAGCCATGCCAGCAATGCGACCAATGAATCTACGCATGGAAATTAGTATTAAAATtaaaccaattaaatatcaattaAATTATCCGATATTCACTTGAAATAACTTAAGTGCTCCTCGTTACATAAACCACTTCCATTATTTATTTGCAATGTATAATTATCCATAGCCGAGTACTCAAAGAGTCCATAATATGGATTAAACATTTCTTTGGATAGTAAATAGAACCATTCTCTAGCAAGGCCACCGTAatctaataaattttaaaattaaaacgcATAGTAATAATTccatgaaacaaaaaaacttaccT from the Drosophila willistoni isolate 14030-0811.24 chromosome XR unlocalized genomic scaffold, UCI_dwil_1.1 Seg105, whole genome shotgun sequence genome contains:
- the LOC6646088 gene encoding E3 ubiquitin-protein ligase Nedd-4 isoform X9; translation: MGLVWGRRTNVQRNEDTDHTDSHNPSEISAPSTRRNSEEDNSAVVPMEQNAGSEEEALPPRWSMQVAPNGRTFFIDHAARRTTWIDPRNGRASPMPNQTRRVEDDLGPLPEGWEERVHTDGRVFYIDHNTRTTQWEDPRLSNPNIAGQAVPYSRDYKQKYEYFKSHIRKPTNVPNKFEIRIRRTSILEDSYRIISSVTKTDLLKTKLWVEFEGETGLDYGGLAREWFYLLSKEMFNPYYGLFEYSAMDNYTLQINNGSGLCNEEHLSYFKFIGRIAGMAVYHGKLLDAFFIRPFYKMMLQKPIDLKDMESVDTEYYNSLMWIKENDPRILELTFCLDEDVFGQKSQHELKTGGANIEVTNENKDEYIKLVIEWRFVARVKEQMSAFLDGFGSIIPLNLIKIFDEHELELLMCGIQNIDVKDWRENTLYKGDYHMNHIIIQWFWRAVLSFSNEMRSRLLQFVTGTSRVPMNGFKELYGSNGPQMFTIEKWGTPNNFPRAHTCFNRLDLPPYEGYLQLKDKLIKAIEGSQGFAGVD